A window of the Fusobacterium sp. JB019 genome harbors these coding sequences:
- a CDS encoding helicase C-terminal domain-containing protein: protein MKIEEVIDLESRKKLKKEIENSGENEVFFKGILDENRVVSEVVPLARGNKYSVPAFLKRMKRNEVIIHNHPSGYLYPSDADIEVANIFGNKKDGGFYIINNKVDDVYVVMESFSKENKKIDVLPYFEEKGLISQKFKEFEFRKEQNDMVQHIQEGLNKEKKIIVEAGTGTGKTLAYLIPSIEWALENEKKVVISTNTINLQEQLINKDIPMIRKIMDKKFKYILVKGRGNYLCNRKYYNVSSGNIIKPANISEEQKVQVKKLINWGRVTQTGDKSELSFEPSYDIWEYFQSESDTCYNGCPHREECFFFKARDEKKNADILIANHHIFFSDLAIKKEIGFNTDFSILPEYGLVVFDEAHNIEKVARDYFSYEVSKYSFVKSMNKIYNLRKEKLLEGKEGKYKLNSHLEVLWKYLKKIDIENKSKIEKIICNDLIEKHKNLFLAGDIFFKRIIEIFSKGQNGSLSIRIKKGDMLETNFLKMLEKEKQDFVLEFNTYLNLIKRLLSLVSEAEDKEGKISEFVNYTNRLESFLANFNFINTFEDEEFIYWIEVNEKKNNSKLVATPLKVDNELSENLYENLKQIIFTSATIAIVKNFKYFKESIGLQEETYDKIIASPFDYDKQMKVYLPEGISAPNDRNFLDDVQNLLEKLIIKSKGRTFVLFTSYRALNYVYYSIRKELEKNGIELFIQGMYPRTKLVELYKKSNYPVLFGTDSFWEGVDVKGDKLSSVVIVKLPFKVPNDPITEAIIEKYEEQGKNSFLEYQIPESVIKFKQGIGRLIRSKEDRGVVTILDNRVITKRYGKYFLQSIPTRNIIKKDVKEIIR from the coding sequence TTCCTGCTTTCTTGAAGAGGATGAAAAGAAATGAAGTAATTATACACAATCATCCTTCTGGATATTTATACCCTTCTGATGCAGATATTGAAGTGGCGAATATATTTGGGAATAAAAAAGATGGTGGTTTTTACATTATAAACAATAAAGTTGATGATGTTTATGTGGTGATGGAGTCTTTTTCAAAGGAAAATAAAAAAATAGATGTTTTGCCTTATTTTGAAGAAAAGGGATTAATATCTCAGAAATTTAAAGAATTTGAATTTAGAAAAGAGCAAAATGATATGGTACAACATATTCAAGAAGGTCTAAATAAAGAAAAAAAGATTATTGTAGAAGCTGGAACAGGAACAGGAAAAACTTTAGCATATTTGATTCCTAGTATAGAATGGGCTTTGGAAAATGAAAAAAAAGTAGTTATAAGTACAAATACAATTAACTTACAAGAACAATTAATAAACAAAGATATACCAATGATTCGCAAAATTATGGATAAAAAATTTAAATATATTTTGGTTAAGGGACGAGGAAATTATTTATGCAATAGAAAATATTATAATGTTTCTAGTGGGAACATTATAAAACCAGCAAATATATCCGAAGAACAAAAGGTGCAAGTAAAAAAATTAATTAATTGGGGAAGAGTAACTCAGACAGGAGATAAATCAGAGTTGAGTTTTGAACCTAGTTATGATATATGGGAATATTTTCAAAGTGAAAGTGATACTTGTTATAATGGTTGCCCTCATAGAGAAGAATGTTTTTTCTTTAAAGCTAGGGATGAGAAAAAAAATGCAGATATTTTAATAGCTAATCATCACATATTTTTTTCAGATTTAGCTATTAAAAAAGAAATTGGTTTTAATACAGATTTTTCTATATTACCAGAATATGGATTAGTTGTTTTTGATGAAGCTCATAATATTGAAAAGGTTGCTAGAGATTATTTTTCTTATGAAGTTTCAAAATATAGTTTTGTAAAATCAATGAATAAGATTTATAATTTAAGAAAAGAAAAATTATTAGAGGGAAAAGAGGGTAAATATAAATTAAATTCTCATTTAGAAGTTTTGTGGAAATATTTAAAAAAAATTGATATAGAAAATAAAAGTAAGATTGAAAAAATAATATGTAATGATTTAATAGAAAAACATAAAAACTTATTTTTAGCAGGAGATATATTTTTTAAAAGAATAATAGAAATTTTTTCAAAAGGTCAAAATGGAAGTTTATCAATTAGAATAAAAAAAGGGGATATGCTTGAAACTAATTTTCTAAAGATGCTAGAAAAAGAGAAGCAAGATTTTGTTCTAGAGTTTAATACATATTTAAATTTGATAAAAAGATTATTATCTTTAGTTTCAGAGGCGGAAGATAAAGAGGGGAAGATTAGTGAATTTGTTAATTATACCAATAGATTAGAGAGCTTTTTAGCTAACTTTAATTTCATAAATACCTTTGAAGATGAAGAGTTTATATATTGGATTGAAGTAAATGAAAAAAAGAATAATTCAAAATTAGTAGCAACTCCTTTAAAAGTTGATAATGAACTTTCTGAAAATTTATATGAGAATTTGAAGCAAATAATTTTTACTTCTGCAACTATTGCAATTGTCAAAAATTTTAAATATTTTAAAGAATCTATAGGACTACAAGAAGAAACTTATGATAAGATTATAGCTTCTCCCTTTGATTATGACAAACAAATGAAGGTATATTTACCTGAAGGGATTTCAGCTCCAAATGATAGAAATTTTTTAGATGATGTTCAAAATTTATTAGAAAAATTAATAATTAAAAGTAAAGGAAGAACTTTTGTTTTATTTACATCTTACAGAGCTTTAAATTATGTTTATTATTCGATTAGAAAAGAGTTAGAAAAAAATGGAATAGAGCTATTTATACAAGGGATGTATCCAAGAACAAAGTTGGTTGAATTATATAAAAAGAGTAATTATCCGGTTTTATTTGGTACAGACTCTTTTTGGGAAGGAGTTGACGTAAAAGGGGATAAGTTAAGTTCAGTAGTAATAGTGAAATTACCTTTTAAGGTTCCTAATGATCCTATTACAGAAGCTATTATTGAAAAATATGAAGAGCAAGGTAAAAATTCTTTTTTAGAATATCAGATACCTGAATCAGTAATAAAATTTAAGCAAGGAATAGGAAGACTTATAAGGAGTAAAGAGGATAGAGGGGTAGTTACAATTTTAGATAATAGGGTAATAACTAAAAGATACGGAAAATATTTTTTACAGAGTATTCCTACTAGAAATATAATAAAAAAAGATGTTAAAGAGATAATCAGATAG
- the ybeY gene encoding rRNA maturation RNase YbeY — protein sequence MEGFEDEISYEAVDKYVKEVLTKEYKSDAEIYISVLLTGNEEIQNINREYRGKDAPTDVISFAYHDNDEAVIGAYDSLGDIVISLERVEEQRKDYGHSFKREFYYVLTHGLLHLLGYDHIEEEDRKIMRKKEEEILAEYGYVRG from the coding sequence ATAGAGGGGTTTGAAGATGAAATTTCTTATGAAGCTGTAGATAAATATGTGAAAGAAGTTTTGACAAAAGAGTATAAAAGTGATGCAGAAATTTATATTTCAGTTTTATTAACAGGAAATGAAGAAATACAAAATATAAATAGAGAATACAGAGGAAAAGATGCGCCTACAGATGTAATATCTTTTGCTTATCACGATAATGATGAAGCTGTAATAGGTGCTTATGATAGTTTAGGAGATATTGTAATTTCTTTAGAAAGAGTAGAGGAACAAAGAAAAGATTATGGGCATTCTTTTAAAAGGGAATTTTATTATGTTTTGACACATGGATTATTACATTTGTTAGGATATGATCATATTGAAGAAGAAGATAGAAAAATTATGAGAAAAAAAGAAGAAGAGATTTTGGCTGAATATGGTTATGTGAGAGGATAA
- a CDS encoding HDIG domain-containing protein codes for MKKFRFFGIKLVLKLEKENKDDIEIYSSAYNLKEKIMYLMLAMSFVILTAKVMPLLSRNHYKQGNIIKENIYSPKTFKYNDKVKRNAIVQELILTSKKEYINVPEVEENYIKGLENFYNQVLDLKMGKKLDFNYKYIEDIIGKDINKSIISEVSKLKLSEIKKQKIKLLSVARFIYSEGVRKEGQVISLGVETEAKLSQLNDLERQILNSFIVPNLIYDKEKTENKIKEKTSMIEDQITEISAGTLIAKKGEVLTERKLNILSAAGVYSYGESLLRLIANIVYLLTISVGAYNLLYGSYKKELLNKKIYKSILFITIVMFLVYRFIDIKYLYLLPFEMVFFLVDVLVNPNFAFMMGMIYLAYIMPLTGYNVFYFIISLLSMVFGIRLFKNIKTRSQLISIGVQLSIVKFIFYIIIAYFSRVSGLEIVFNASLIIISGIMSGMLSIAIVPYFERTFNILTTFKLLELGDLSQPLLRDLSVKAPGTFYHSMMVATISENAAAAIGADSVFTRVASYYHDIGKLKRPKFFVENQEGGENLHKGLSPFLSALIILSHTKEGVELGKSHMIPKEIRDIMYEHQGTTLLTYFYNKAKKDNVNVREEDFRYSGPKPKTKESAIIMLADSVEAAVRSLDKKTYTTIEEMIRKVITGKIEDGQLSDANLTFKEIEIVIRIFTKTLIGIHHVRIKYPGQKK; via the coding sequence ATGAAAAAATTTAGATTTTTTGGAATTAAATTAGTTTTAAAATTAGAAAAAGAAAATAAGGATGATATTGAAATTTATTCATCTGCATATAATTTGAAAGAGAAAATAATGTATTTAATGTTAGCGATGTCTTTTGTCATTTTAACAGCAAAAGTGATGCCTCTTTTAAGTAGAAATCATTATAAACAAGGGAATATAATAAAAGAAAATATATATTCTCCTAAAACATTTAAATATAATGATAAGGTTAAAAGAAATGCAATAGTACAAGAATTGATATTAACGTCTAAGAAAGAATATATAAATGTTCCTGAAGTTGAAGAAAATTATATAAAAGGATTAGAAAATTTTTACAATCAAGTGCTAGATTTAAAAATGGGGAAAAAATTAGATTTTAATTATAAATATATTGAAGATATAATTGGAAAAGATATAAATAAAAGTATTATTTCAGAAGTGTCTAAATTAAAGTTATCTGAAATAAAAAAACAAAAAATAAAACTTTTAAGTGTTGCAAGATTTATTTATTCCGAAGGAGTAAGGAAAGAGGGCCAAGTGATAAGTTTAGGTGTAGAAACTGAAGCGAAGTTATCTCAGTTGAATGATCTTGAAAGACAAATTTTAAATTCATTCATAGTACCTAATTTAATCTATGATAAAGAAAAAACAGAAAATAAAATAAAAGAGAAAACTTCTATGATAGAAGATCAAATAACAGAGATTTCAGCAGGAACTTTAATAGCTAAAAAAGGTGAAGTTTTAACTGAAAGAAAACTTAATATATTAAGTGCTGCAGGGGTATATTCTTATGGAGAAAGTTTATTAAGGTTGATAGCTAATATAGTTTATTTGTTAACAATATCTGTAGGGGCGTATAATTTATTGTATGGTAGTTATAAAAAAGAATTACTTAATAAAAAAATCTATAAGTCTATATTATTTATAACTATTGTGATGTTTTTAGTTTATAGATTTATAGACATAAAATACTTATATTTATTACCATTTGAGATGGTATTCTTTCTAGTTGATGTATTGGTTAACCCTAATTTTGCATTTATGATGGGGATGATATACTTAGCTTACATAATGCCTTTAACAGGTTATAATGTTTTTTATTTTATAATTTCATTATTATCTATGGTTTTTGGGATAAGATTATTTAAAAATATAAAAACGAGATCTCAATTGATAAGTATAGGAGTTCAGTTATCTATAGTGAAATTCATTTTCTATATAATAATTGCTTATTTTTCTAGAGTATCAGGGCTAGAAATAGTATTTAATGCTAGCTTGATAATTATTTCAGGAATAATGTCAGGAATGTTAAGTATTGCAATAGTTCCATATTTTGAGAGGACATTTAATATATTGACAACTTTTAAATTGTTGGAATTAGGAGATTTATCTCAACCTCTACTTAGAGATCTTTCTGTAAAAGCTCCAGGAACTTTTTATCATTCGATGATGGTTGCTACTATTTCGGAAAATGCAGCAGCTGCGATAGGAGCTGACAGTGTTTTTACAAGAGTAGCTAGTTATTATCATGATATTGGGAAATTAAAAAGACCTAAATTTTTTGTTGAAAATCAAGAAGGTGGAGAAAATTTACATAAAGGATTAAGCCCATTTTTAAGTGCATTAATAATATTATCTCATACTAAAGAAGGGGTTGAGTTGGGGAAAAGTCACATGATTCCTAAGGAAATAAGAGATATAATGTATGAGCATCAAGGGACTACATTGTTAACTTATTTTTATAACAAAGCTAAAAAAGATAATGTTAATGTTAGAGAGGAAGATTTTAGATATTCTGGACCAAAACCAAAAACAAAAGAATCAGCTATAATAATGTTAGCAGATTCTGTAGAAGCTGCTGTTCGTAGTTTGGATAAAAAGACTTATACAACAATAGAAGAAATGATAAGGAAAGTTATTACTGGTAAAATAGAAGATGGACAGTTGTCGGATGCTAATTTAACCTTTAAAGAAATAGAGATAGTAATCAGAATATTTACTAAAACATTGATAGGAATTCATCATGTTAGAATAAAATATCCTGGACAAAAAAAATAA